A portion of the Paenibacillus marchantiae genome contains these proteins:
- a CDS encoding potassium channel family protein, with the protein MVSFIITLKRLLKGIFHAFKDQKFLALFVLTAATLLSGTLFYTRVEGLHWIDALYFCAVTLTTVGHPDFVPSTGFGKAFTVIYMFAGIGLTFAMIARITAGILFPRKLQTEENPE; encoded by the coding sequence ATGGTCTCGTTTATCATTACGCTAAAAAGATTGCTTAAAGGCATTTTCCATGCCTTCAAGGACCAGAAGTTCCTGGCTCTGTTTGTATTAACTGCGGCGACACTTCTCTCGGGCACGTTATTCTATACTCGCGTTGAAGGTCTGCACTGGATTGATGCCCTCTATTTCTGCGCAGTAACTCTAACGACGGTGGGGCATCCGGATTTTGTACCATCGACCGGATTCGGCAAGGCTTTTACAGTCATCTATATGTTCGCAGGTATCGGCCTCACCTTCGCCATGATTGCCAGAATTACAGCAGGTATTCTATTTCCCCGCAAATTGCAGACAGAAGAGAACCCGGAGTAG